Genomic segment of Caldivirga sp.:
ATGAGCGTGGATACTGAGGATGCCTTAATCTTTAGTAATATGGATTAAAGTGAAGATGCCCCACCCCCAGCACGGGCCTTTCCCACGGCCTCGCGGACCGCAGTACTCAGCACCGCGGTGGGGCGTTTCACTTCCAGGTTCTGATGAGTCTGGGTGGGTCCACCCCACCTATGGCCGGGTTATGGGGCAGTTAGCGTAGTGGTGCAGTGCTTTTAAGCATTACTAATCATTCAATGTTATATGCATGAATACTATTCCCTAACTCAACTTGGTTAATCGGTTAAGTCGCAGAAATGCTTTTATAGTGTTTCTCAACACCAGCATCTCGTGGGTAAGATTAAGCCTAGTAGAACTAGGGAATTCGGTAAGGGTTCCATTAGGTGCGTTAGGTGTGGTACTCATGAAGCTATAATAAGGAAGTATGGGTTAATGCTGTGTAGAAGATGCTTCAGGGAAGTGGCCCCTCAACTTGGGTTCAAGAAGTATTACTAAAATAATTTACTTAGATTGTTAGAACTAATGGGACAATTATCGGTACAAGTATTGTGAGTAATAGACCATTTGATATT
This window contains:
- a CDS encoding 30S ribosomal protein S14, whose amino-acid sequence is MGKIKPSRTREFGKGSIRCVRCGTHEAIIRKYGLMLCRRCFREVAPQLGFKKYY